In Lacrimispora indolis DSM 755, a genomic segment contains:
- a CDS encoding sugar ABC transporter ATP-binding protein encodes MQEQITPIVSMKGIVKEFPGVRALSGVDLELLPGEVHALVGENGAGKSTIIKILMGVYTKTEGEIYINGEKKDIKSPFHAQSLGLGAVYQDVNLAQHLSVAENFFMGQLPRTKFGTVDYTRMYRETKETLDSIEVHADPKAIIRTLSVAQQEMVAIGKTMHQKAKAVIFDEPTALLTADETKQLFRIIEKLKQDGVGVLYISHRMEEIFSICDRATVLKDGCFVGTVDMENTDEDRLISMMVGRNVNDMYQIEHVQPGETILKVENISRGTAFQNISFEVKRGEIFGMFGLVGSGRTEIVRAIFGADAKDSGKVTFMGKPADFTRPVQGIRAGIALLPEDRRAQGLALGMSVADNTNMVAVHQITRLGIMNKGKGERIAQQYADKLRTKTPTVYQRVKNLSGGNQQKVVISKWLAQDSELFIFDEPTVGVDVGAKLEIYKVFESLIKEGKTIIIISSYLPEVMGLANRMMVMYEGRQMGIISREEFTDENIMRYASGMKGKES; translated from the coding sequence ATGCAGGAACAAATAACACCCATTGTCTCCATGAAAGGAATTGTAAAGGAGTTTCCAGGTGTACGCGCTCTTTCCGGCGTGGACCTGGAGCTCCTTCCAGGAGAAGTACATGCACTGGTAGGCGAGAATGGCGCGGGCAAATCCACAATTATAAAAATACTCATGGGAGTCTATACCAAGACAGAGGGAGAAATCTATATAAACGGTGAGAAAAAAGATATCAAGTCCCCTTTTCATGCACAGTCATTGGGCTTGGGAGCGGTGTATCAGGATGTGAATCTGGCACAGCATCTTTCTGTAGCTGAGAACTTCTTTATGGGGCAGCTGCCCAGAACGAAATTCGGTACCGTAGATTATACCCGCATGTATAGAGAAACAAAAGAAACACTGGACTCTATTGAAGTGCATGCAGACCCAAAAGCAATTATCAGAACGCTGTCAGTGGCACAGCAGGAGATGGTTGCAATTGGAAAGACCATGCATCAGAAGGCAAAGGCGGTTATCTTTGATGAACCGACGGCATTGCTGACCGCGGATGAGACAAAACAGCTGTTCCGAATCATTGAGAAGCTGAAACAGGATGGCGTAGGGGTTTTGTATATCTCACACCGTATGGAAGAAATATTCAGTATCTGTGACAGGGCAACTGTTTTAAAGGATGGATGCTTTGTGGGAACCGTTGACATGGAAAATACGGATGAAGACCGCCTCATATCAATGATGGTGGGAAGAAACGTAAATGATATGTATCAGATTGAGCACGTACAACCGGGTGAAACCATCCTTAAGGTAGAAAATATTTCAAGGGGAACAGCCTTTCAAAATATCAGCTTTGAAGTGAAGCGCGGCGAGATCTTTGGCATGTTTGGATTGGTGGGTTCAGGGCGGACAGAAATTGTGAGAGCGATTTTTGGAGCCGATGCCAAAGATTCGGGAAAAGTGACCTTTATGGGAAAGCCGGCAGATTTTACCAGACCGGTTCAGGGGATTCGGGCCGGAATCGCACTGCTCCCGGAAGACAGGAGGGCTCAGGGCCTGGCGCTGGGCATGTCGGTGGCAGACAACACCAATATGGTCGCAGTGCATCAAATCACCCGTCTGGGAATCATGAATAAAGGCAAGGGCGAACGAATTGCCCAGCAGTATGCGGATAAACTCAGAACAAAGACACCTACGGTTTATCAGCGGGTTAAGAATCTGTCCGGGGGCAATCAGCAGAAGGTGGTTATATCGAAATGGCTGGCACAGGACAGTGAGTTATTTATCTTTGATGAGCCCACAGTGGGAGTTGATGTAGGGGCAAAGCTTGAAATCTATAAAGTATTCGAATCACTGATTAAGGAAGGCAAGACCATAATCATTATATCCTCCTATCTTCCGGAGGTAATGGGGCTTGCAAACAGGATGATGGTGATGTATGAAGGACGTCAGATGGGAATTATTTCCCGTGAAGAGTTTACCGATGAAAACATCATGCGGTATGCTTCTGGTATGAAAGGAAAGGAGTCATAA
- a CDS encoding ABC transporter substrate-binding protein: MKKRVLAMMMAVTMAGTLTACSGSSSTKSTEAAQAATTTAATTAAESEKPAEPEAKSGPYKVTVIIKATDSSYWQTVLLGAQAAAAESNGEIEVTTAGPASETGIDEQVTILENAISAKPDGIVIASISSEATVPAVEEAVAAGIPVVTVDNKLATDVYTQHLATDHYAAASTAAEKMVEQWKEAGVDPSGKKVAVISADSGSAVNQARCEGFADKVKELVPDITMIETQYCDNDIAKAQDAVDNLILANQDLIGIFGDNNHMGDGIANSIAQNEKSGSIIAYAFDSDDTEIEAIKSGALTGIVVQDPYGMGYEGVRSVIVSLKGKSVEHDVVAATTLVTKDNLDVPEVQKLLYPGK; encoded by the coding sequence ATGAAGAAACGAGTTTTAGCAATGATGATGGCAGTCACCATGGCAGGAACGCTGACTGCATGTAGCGGAAGTTCATCAACAAAGTCCACGGAAGCGGCCCAGGCCGCGACCACAACGGCAGCAACAACGGCAGCAGAAAGTGAAAAACCAGCAGAACCAGAGGCAAAATCAGGTCCTTATAAAGTAACGGTTATTATCAAAGCAACAGATTCTTCCTATTGGCAGACGGTATTGCTTGGAGCGCAGGCAGCAGCAGCTGAGAGCAATGGAGAGATTGAAGTGACCACTGCAGGTCCTGCATCTGAGACAGGAATTGATGAGCAGGTTACGATTCTGGAAAATGCCATATCTGCAAAACCGGATGGTATAGTCATTGCTTCCATCAGCTCCGAGGCAACGGTTCCGGCGGTGGAGGAAGCAGTAGCAGCAGGAATACCGGTTGTAACTGTTGACAATAAATTAGCAACAGATGTTTATACCCAGCATCTGGCAACTGACCATTATGCAGCGGCATCTACTGCTGCAGAGAAAATGGTGGAGCAGTGGAAAGAAGCAGGAGTAGATCCGTCTGGTAAAAAGGTTGCAGTGATCAGTGCGGACTCCGGTTCTGCCGTAAACCAGGCTCGTTGTGAGGGATTTGCAGATAAGGTGAAAGAACTGGTTCCAGACATTACAATGATCGAGACCCAGTATTGTGACAATGATATTGCAAAAGCACAGGATGCGGTAGACAATCTGATTCTCGCTAACCAGGACTTGATTGGAATTTTCGGAGATAATAACCACATGGGAGACGGCATTGCAAATTCCATTGCACAGAATGAAAAGTCCGGAAGTATCATTGCTTATGCATTTGATTCCGATGACACGGAAATCGAAGCAATTAAAAGCGGAGCATTGACCGGCATCGTTGTTCAGGATCCATACGGAATGGGATATGAAGGGGTACGTTCCGTCATTGTATCGTTAAAAGGCAAGAGCGTTGAGCATGATGTGGTAGCGGCTACGACTTTGGTAACCAAAGACAATTTGGACGTGCCGGAAGTGCAGAAGCTGCTGTACCCAGGTAAATAA
- a CDS encoding LacI family DNA-binding transcriptional regulator, which translates to MLTIHEVAELAGVSKSTVSRVLNNNGYVNEETRRRIEKIIQEHQYKPSAAAVSLSKQIGSTIGVVIPEIDNTFFGEVLKGINEVADQNGFSIIYCDTQNNGDKELKALSALEQQRVRGVIITPAMGYGDKESVDKLKNALAKLDVPVVVVDRDFDYSQWDTIYFQNYESGYIATESMIKAGSTKIGIIQGDMQLKIARERFRGYQDAMAANGLEIPEQFVLKGDFTIETAYALTKRMIESKELPDGMVTCNNRTSIGFIKAMIESGITIGSDIAVVGIDNVPMLDVLGFPFSCVSRDTIEMGRMSMKLLMERMNKPDVQRSIWVAPCKLELNGSEKTNR; encoded by the coding sequence ATGCTGACAATTCATGAAGTGGCAGAGCTGGCAGGTGTTTCGAAATCAACTGTATCCAGAGTTTTAAATAATAATGGCTATGTAAATGAGGAGACCAGACGCAGGATTGAGAAAATTATACAGGAACACCAATATAAGCCGTCTGCGGCAGCAGTCAGTCTTTCCAAACAGATCGGGAGCACAATCGGTGTGGTTATCCCTGAGATAGACAATACCTTTTTTGGGGAAGTTCTAAAGGGAATTAATGAAGTGGCTGATCAGAATGGTTTTTCTATCATCTATTGTGACACACAAAATAATGGTGATAAAGAACTGAAGGCATTATCAGCCCTGGAACAGCAGCGGGTCCGGGGAGTGATTATTACACCTGCCATGGGGTATGGCGATAAAGAGTCTGTGGATAAGCTAAAGAATGCTTTGGCAAAACTGGATGTACCGGTGGTAGTGGTAGACAGGGATTTTGATTATTCCCAGTGGGATACGATTTATTTTCAAAACTATGAGAGCGGTTATATTGCAACGGAAAGCATGATCAAGGCCGGGAGCACAAAAATCGGAATTATTCAAGGTGATATGCAGCTTAAAATAGCCAGGGAGAGGTTTCGGGGATATCAGGATGCCATGGCGGCAAATGGACTGGAGATTCCGGAGCAGTTTGTGCTGAAAGGGGATTTTACCATAGAGACGGCCTATGCTCTGACCAAACGTATGATAGAAAGCAAAGAACTGCCTGATGGAATGGTTACCTGCAATAACCGTACCAGTATCGGGTTTATTAAAGCCATGATAGAGAGCGGTATTACCATTGGAAGTGATATTGCAGTTGTGGGAATTGACAATGTCCCCATGCTGGATGTGCTGGGGTTTCCATTCAGCTGTGTATCCAGGGATACCATTGAGATGGGGCGCATGAGCATGAAACTACTTATGGAACGGATGAATAAGCCGGATGTACAAAGAAGTATTTGGGTGGCCCCCTGCAAGTTAGAGCTGAATGGCTCGGAAAAAACAAACCGGTAA
- a CDS encoding M15 family metallopeptidase has translation MVNCNNNFSGYERKRRLKEHSHIRKIHIILRLISVAAVMGLLWYCINGLNLKEVSPEHMISVGTGSFNVSSADMEKSDTDETSWSLILVNRWNAIPEDYNVDLTELSNGQTVDTRIYPALQKMFDAARADGVYPVVVSGYRTAEKQQSLMNEKIAAYKAEGYTASQAKTEAETWVAIPGTSEHQLGIAVDINADGVKSKGSEVYKWLKQNGYRFGFILRYPPDKTEITGVSNEPWHYRYVGIKAAATMHEQNLCLEEYLRERN, from the coding sequence ATGGTTAATTGCAATAATAATTTTAGCGGCTATGAAAGGAAAAGAAGATTGAAAGAACATTCACACATTAGAAAAATCCATATTATATTAAGGCTGATCTCAGTGGCAGCGGTCATGGGCCTGCTCTGGTACTGCATCAATGGTTTGAACTTAAAAGAAGTTTCGCCCGAACATATGATATCCGTTGGGACGGGCAGTTTCAACGTCAGTTCAGCCGATATGGAAAAAAGTGATACCGACGAGACCTCGTGGAGCCTGATTTTAGTCAACCGTTGGAATGCGATTCCAGAGGATTATAACGTAGATTTAACCGAATTATCAAATGGGCAAACTGTTGATACTCGGATATACCCAGCACTTCAGAAGATGTTTGATGCAGCAAGAGCTGACGGTGTTTATCCCGTGGTCGTTTCAGGATACCGAACGGCTGAAAAACAGCAGAGCTTAATGAATGAGAAAATTGCCGCATATAAAGCAGAAGGATATACCGCTTCCCAGGCAAAAACGGAGGCGGAAACATGGGTCGCCATTCCTGGCACAAGCGAGCATCAGTTAGGAATCGCAGTGGATATCAACGCGGATGGGGTTAAATCAAAGGGAAGTGAAGTTTATAAATGGCTGAAACAAAACGGTTACCGTTTTGGATTTATCCTCCGCTATCCGCCGGATAAAACAGAAATCACCGGTGTCAGCAATGAACCGTGGCATTATCGCTATGTAGGAATTAAGGCTGCCGCCACAATGCACGAACAAAACCTCTGCCTGGAGGAATATTTGAGAGAAAGAAATTGA
- a CDS encoding sensor histidine kinase, producing the protein MLWQLILMAVLSFSVIVIIYMMVWKGKVGDLLVKFFQKVLHMTQEEAFAAYHYLFRYNFGLFFLGAAFIVFFLLLFIFLQRFTRYFDIINRGIDALVSEQDDFIQLVPEMAAIEEKLNTVRKTLSDRAYRAQEAEQRKNDLIMYLAHDIRTPLTSVIGYLSLLDEAPDMPLEQRAKYVHITLEKAYRLENLVNEFFEITRYNSQQIKLENQVVDLYYLLVQMADEFYPVLTPKGNTIAVHADENLTAYGDPTQLARVFNNILKNAVAYSNPHSEISISAGEWNHQVVITFRNQGTTIPAEELSSIFEKFYRLDKARASNTGGAGLGLAIAKEIITMHGGTIMADSKDGITAFTVSLPVMD; encoded by the coding sequence ATGCTTTGGCAGCTGATTCTTATGGCTGTTTTATCATTTTCCGTAATTGTGATAATCTATATGATGGTTTGGAAAGGCAAAGTAGGTGACCTGCTGGTAAAATTTTTTCAAAAAGTCTTGCACATGACGCAGGAAGAAGCATTTGCCGCCTATCACTATCTGTTCCGCTATAACTTTGGTCTTTTTTTCCTCGGTGCCGCGTTTATCGTGTTTTTTCTGTTGCTGTTCATTTTTCTCCAGCGGTTCACCCGATATTTTGATATAATCAATCGTGGAATTGATGCATTGGTGTCAGAACAGGATGACTTCATCCAACTTGTTCCTGAAATGGCCGCCATTGAGGAGAAGCTGAACACTGTCCGCAAGACTTTGTCTGACCGTGCTTACCGTGCCCAGGAAGCAGAGCAGAGGAAAAATGACCTTATCATGTATCTGGCTCACGATATACGGACGCCGCTCACATCTGTGATTGGTTATCTAAGCCTGTTAGATGAAGCCCCGGACATGCCGTTGGAGCAAAGGGCAAAATATGTCCATATTACATTGGAGAAAGCATACCGTCTGGAAAATCTGGTAAATGAGTTTTTTGAGATCACCCGCTATAATTCGCAACAGATTAAGCTTGAAAATCAAGTAGTTGATTTATATTATTTGCTGGTTCAAATGGCGGACGAATTTTATCCGGTACTTACCCCTAAAGGAAATACCATAGCGGTCCACGCGGATGAAAACCTGACCGCTTATGGAGATCCCACACAGTTGGCACGTGTGTTCAATAACATTCTAAAAAACGCGGTGGCGTACAGCAATCCCCATTCGGAAATCTCTATTTCCGCCGGGGAATGGAATCATCAGGTGGTGATTACGTTTCGAAATCAGGGAACGACGATCCCCGCTGAAGAGTTATCCTCTATTTTCGAGAAATTTTACCGGCTGGACAAAGCCCGTGCCTCGAATACAGGAGGAGCTGGTTTGGGGTTGGCCATTGCAAAGGAAATCATAACCATGCACGGAGGAACGATAATGGCGGATAGTAAAGACGGTATTACGGCCTTTACGGTATCTCTTCCGGTTATGGATTAG
- the vanR gene encoding VanR-ABDEGLN family response regulator transcription factor, which produces MQEKILVVDDEHEISDLVELYLQNENYSVFKFYNAKEALACIETTELDLAILDIMLPDMSGFALCQKIREKHAYPIIMLTAKDQEIDKITGLTLGADDYITKPFRPLELVARVKAQLRRYKKYNSVQANTSEESVIVHSGLVLNSSTHECLLNEKTLDLTPTEFYILRILLERKGKVVSAEELFREIWKDEYYTKSNNTITVHIRHLREKMGDTVENPQYIKTIWGVGYKIEI; this is translated from the coding sequence ATGCAGGAAAAAATACTTGTCGTGGATGACGAGCACGAGATTTCAGATTTGGTAGAACTTTATTTACAAAATGAAAATTATTCGGTATTTAAGTTTTATAACGCAAAAGAAGCTCTTGCTTGCATTGAGACTACGGAGCTTGATCTTGCTATTTTAGACATCATGCTGCCGGATATGAGCGGTTTTGCACTCTGCCAGAAGATTAGGGAGAAGCATGCCTACCCGATCATCATGTTAACCGCAAAGGATCAGGAGATTGATAAAATTACCGGACTCACCCTGGGAGCCGATGATTATATTACAAAGCCGTTTCGTCCGTTGGAGCTGGTCGCGCGGGTAAAAGCACAGCTGCGGCGCTATAAAAAGTACAATTCGGTTCAAGCAAATACATCTGAAGAAAGTGTTATCGTGCATTCTGGTTTGGTGTTGAATAGCAGCACCCATGAATGTCTTTTGAATGAAAAAACACTGGATCTTACGCCTACCGAGTTTTACATTCTCCGTATTCTTCTGGAACGAAAAGGGAAAGTAGTCAGCGCGGAAGAGCTCTTTCGTGAAATCTGGAAAGACGAGTATTACACGAAGAGCAATAACACCATCACTGTCCATATCCGCCACCTGCGTGAAAAAATGGGGGATACTGTGGAGAATCCACAATATATCAAGACAATATGGGGAGTGGGGTACAAAATTGAAATATAA
- a CDS encoding dihydrodipicolinate synthase family protein, translating into MSKFQITDIKGVIPATMAFFDEKENIDEACTRNMTEFMLGAGVNGFYLTGSTGECFTMTPEERNRVVDIVIDQVKGRVPVIVHVGDIGTRKSIGLAEHAEAAGADAISSVPPFYWKFSKEDIYHYYKDIAKSTSLPMIVYNIQLAGIMDKDLILKIAEIDHVKGLKYTARSHDEMGSLKEILGKDFMIYSGCDEMAFSGLCFGADGLIGSFYNVIPEIYEKIYRCVQNSDIPGGIRLQRIADEFIFACLQYDFPSCVHNLMRWRGLEGGCSRRPFHNYQDEELDDLKIKLRLIKEKYQAEDLEMFCF; encoded by the coding sequence ATGAGTAAATTTCAAATTACAGATATAAAAGGAGTAATTCCTGCAACAATGGCATTTTTTGATGAAAAAGAGAATATTGATGAAGCCTGTACAAGGAATATGACAGAATTTATGCTTGGAGCAGGAGTAAATGGGTTTTATTTAACCGGAAGTACAGGAGAATGTTTTACCATGACACCGGAAGAAAGAAACCGGGTGGTTGATATCGTTATTGACCAGGTAAAGGGAAGGGTGCCGGTGATCGTTCACGTTGGGGATATCGGAACCAGAAAAAGCATAGGTCTGGCAGAGCATGCGGAGGCAGCAGGGGCAGATGCCATTTCATCGGTTCCTCCTTTCTATTGGAAATTTTCAAAAGAAGATATTTATCATTATTATAAAGACATTGCAAAATCCACCAGTCTTCCGATGATTGTTTATAACATTCAACTGGCAGGAATCATGGACAAAGACTTAATCCTTAAAATAGCAGAGATCGATCATGTGAAAGGACTGAAATATACCGCCAGGAGCCATGATGAGATGGGGTCTTTAAAAGAGATACTGGGAAAGGATTTCATGATTTATTCGGGATGTGATGAGATGGCCTTTTCCGGATTATGTTTTGGAGCGGATGGGCTGATCGGTTCCTTCTATAATGTAATTCCGGAAATTTACGAAAAAATATACCGATGTGTTCAAAACAGCGATATACCGGGAGGCATCCGGCTTCAGCGGATTGCAGATGAATTTATCTTTGCATGCCTTCAATACGATTTTCCGTCCTGTGTACATAACCTAATGAGATGGAGAGGGCTTGAAGGCGGCTGTTCCAGGCGGCCATTCCATAATTATCAGGATGAGGAACTGGATGATTTAAAAATAAAATTAAGGCTGATCAAGGAAAAGTATCAGGCCGAGGATCTGGAAATGTTCTGTTTTTAA
- a CDS encoding ABC transporter ATP-binding protein, producing the protein MSENKERKEILISVKGLRTYYPVKKGIFKRTAGYVKAVDHVDLDIFTGEILGVVGESGCGKTTLGKSILQLIRPFSGEVFYHFPEGEKDITKVPKKELDDARKKMQIVFQNPYSSLNPSFTIFGTMQEPLLRFGMKSKKERREKIAKLLEEVNLPQEYMERYPNEFSGGQRQRIGIARALSVDPEFIVCDEAVSALDVSIQAQVLQLLKELKEKKNLTYLFITHDLSVVEYISDRIAVMYLGHIVELAETREIFENTLHPYTQALLSAIPIADIDRRRKRIPLQGDVPSPVDPPGGCPFHPRCPKCFPRCRTEIPGAHRINHNGHEHLVCCHLAENL; encoded by the coding sequence ATGAGTGAGAATAAGGAGAGAAAAGAAATACTGATCTCTGTGAAAGGATTAAGGACCTACTACCCGGTCAAAAAGGGAATATTTAAAAGGACTGCCGGCTATGTAAAGGCGGTGGACCATGTGGATCTGGATATTTTCACAGGGGAGATCCTTGGAGTTGTAGGGGAATCGGGCTGTGGAAAAACCACCCTTGGAAAAAGCATCCTGCAGCTGATCAGACCGTTTTCAGGAGAAGTGTTCTATCATTTCCCGGAAGGAGAGAAGGACATTACAAAGGTGCCTAAAAAGGAACTGGACGATGCCCGTAAAAAAATGCAGATCGTTTTCCAGAACCCCTATTCCTCTTTGAATCCCTCTTTCACCATATTCGGAACAATGCAGGAACCGTTGCTCCGGTTTGGGATGAAGAGCAAAAAGGAAAGACGGGAGAAGATCGCGAAACTTCTGGAGGAGGTAAATCTTCCTCAGGAGTATATGGAACGGTATCCCAATGAATTTTCAGGAGGACAAAGGCAGCGGATCGGTATTGCCAGGGCACTTTCCGTGGATCCTGAGTTTATTGTATGTGACGAAGCGGTTTCTGCACTGGATGTTTCCATTCAGGCCCAGGTATTGCAGCTGTTAAAGGAATTGAAGGAAAAGAAAAATCTGACCTATCTGTTCATAACTCATGATCTGTCTGTCGTGGAGTATATCAGTGACCGGATTGCAGTGATGTATCTGGGGCATATTGTGGAACTGGCGGAGACCCGGGAGATTTTTGAGAACACCTTGCATCCATATACGCAAGCCCTGCTGAGCGCCATTCCCATTGCGGATATTGACAGGCGCCGTAAGAGAATTCCCCTTCAGGGAGATGTCCCAAGTCCGGTGGATCCGCCCGGCGGATGTCCCTTTCATCCCCGATGTCCCAAATGCTTCCCGCGCTGCAGGACGGAAATACCCGGAGCACACAGGATCAATCATAACGGCCATGAGCATCTGGTATGCTGTCATCTGGCCGAAAACTTATAA
- a CDS encoding ABC transporter ATP-binding protein — MSHDTVVNVKNLHVNFYNNDRCNQVIRGINFDLKKRRILCIVGESGCGKSVTANSIMGLLPDLSRIEKGEIHFFNDDKDIRIDQLKRKGSEMRKIRGSGISMIFQDPMTALNPVFTVGYQINEALLSHGRAKNKAEATRKSIGLLKEMGIPMPEKRFYEYPHQFSGGMCQRAMIAMAMSCRPRVLIADEPTTALDVTIQAQIFELMLDLKNNNDTAILLITHDMGVVAELADDVAVMYMGNIVESGDARSVLTEPSHPYTKALLNSIPVLGRGKKQKLEPIKGSTPDPYNRPPGCQFAPRCPYAAPVCEEKLPDEHLTAPGHMCRCVCDCLIEEGRHHE; from the coding sequence ATGAGTCATGATACGGTAGTAAATGTTAAAAACCTCCATGTGAACTTTTACAACAATGATCGCTGCAATCAGGTAATCAGAGGAATCAACTTTGATTTAAAAAAGCGAAGGATTCTATGTATCGTGGGAGAGAGCGGCTGCGGGAAATCAGTCACTGCAAATTCCATCATGGGGCTGCTTCCTGATCTTTCCCGGATTGAAAAAGGGGAAATTCATTTTTTTAACGATGACAAGGATATCAGGATCGATCAGCTAAAGCGAAAAGGAAGTGAAATGCGTAAGATCCGGGGCAGCGGTATTTCCATGATATTCCAGGATCCAATGACGGCCCTGAATCCTGTGTTTACCGTAGGATATCAGATCAATGAAGCACTTCTTTCTCATGGAAGAGCCAAAAACAAAGCGGAAGCAACAAGGAAATCCATAGGGCTTTTAAAGGAAATGGGTATCCCGATGCCTGAAAAACGGTTTTATGAATACCCTCATCAGTTTTCCGGGGGGATGTGCCAGCGCGCCATGATTGCCATGGCAATGAGCTGCAGACCCAGAGTGCTGATCGCAGATGAACCGACTACAGCCCTGGATGTCACGATTCAGGCTCAGATATTTGAATTGATGCTGGATTTGAAGAATAACAATGATACCGCTATTCTGTTGATCACCCATGATATGGGTGTAGTGGCCGAACTGGCAGATGATGTTGCGGTGATGTATATGGGAAATATCGTAGAGAGCGGAGATGCCAGGTCGGTCCTGACGGAGCCTTCCCATCCTTATACAAAGGCACTGCTGAATTCCATTCCTGTTCTGGGACGGGGAAAAAAGCAGAAGCTTGAGCCGATCAAAGGTTCCACTCCGGATCCTTATAACCGTCCGCCGGGCTGCCAGTTTGCTCCAAGATGTCCATATGCGGCACCGGTATGTGAGGAAAAACTTCCGGATGAGCATCTGACAGCTCCAGGGCATATGTGCAGGTGTGTCTGTGACTGTTTAATAGAGGAGGGCCGGCATCATGAGTGA
- a CDS encoding ABC transporter permease yields the protein MGSMSALNKKMDQILAQEESGKAKKRLKSRVLRKMLANKLSIAGLIIFIVIFFICFAAPLITSYSSTKIDLRSILQAPSAKHILGTDKIGRDIFARILYGGRISIAVGLGSALIATLFGVSLGTIAGYKGGLADGIVMKISEILMAFPQMIMVLILVTITGQSLWNLIFIFSITGWPSMYRMARSQMLSLREEDYVQALKAFGIGSMRIAFFHMLPNAIGPIFVNITLSTAMFILQETSLSFLGLGVPLEVATWGNILNAAQDIMILRDAWWVWVPAGVVVTLFVISINFIGDGLRDAADPSQIG from the coding sequence ATGGGATCTATGAGTGCATTAAACAAAAAAATGGATCAGATCCTTGCTCAGGAGGAGTCCGGGAAAGCAAAGAAACGGTTGAAAAGCAGGGTGTTAAGGAAAATGCTTGCCAATAAGCTTTCTATTGCAGGTCTTATTATTTTTATTGTTATCTTTTTTATCTGCTTTGCAGCTCCCCTTATCACCTCCTATTCATCTACTAAGATCGATTTAAGGAGCATTCTGCAGGCGCCGTCAGCCAAGCACATTCTCGGTACGGATAAAATCGGACGTGATATCTTTGCAAGAATCCTGTATGGAGGCAGAATTTCCATTGCAGTAGGCTTAGGCTCCGCGTTGATTGCCACCCTGTTCGGTGTTTCTCTGGGTACGATTGCAGGCTATAAGGGAGGGCTGGCAGACGGGATTGTCATGAAGATTTCAGAGATTTTAATGGCGTTTCCCCAGATGATCATGGTCCTGATCCTTGTGACCATAACCGGGCAGAGCCTGTGGAATCTGATCTTCATATTTTCCATAACCGGCTGGCCTTCCATGTACCGAATGGCCAGATCCCAGATGCTTTCTCTGCGGGAGGAGGATTATGTCCAGGCCTTAAAGGCATTTGGCATAGGATCCATGAGGATCGCTTTTTTTCATATGCTTCCCAACGCAATTGGCCCTATTTTTGTTAACATAACATTGTCAACGGCGATGTTCATTCTTCAGGAGACATCACTTAGTTTCCTTGGGCTGGGTGTTCCCCTGGAGGTGGCCACCTGGGGAAATATATTGAATGCGGCACAGGATATTATGATACTAAGGGATGCATGGTGGGTCTGGGTACCTGCCGGTGTTGTGGTGACCCTGTTTGTTATCAGCATCAACTTTATTGGCGATGGCTTAAGAGATGCAGCAGATCCGTCTCAAATCGGTTAA